From Enhydrobacter sp., the proteins below share one genomic window:
- a CDS encoding tetratricopeptide repeat protein, with the protein MLKDRYGYELSTVSAKARDAYVLGADRLLSGDAGIDAAFADAIAADESFALGHIAQARTMQLLGRGPEVKAPLARALELAPGTSERERSHIAIFEKILRGQGAAAVPMIAEHVKRWPRDAMALAPATSVFGLIGFSGRAGREVEQLALLEPLAPHYGDDWWFHTVLAFAEIELQMFDRGLADIEAALDGRPRSAHAAHIRAHLYYEVGERAAGLAYLSDWAKDYPRDGQLHCHVNWHLALWSMETGRFDEAWRIYADEMHPGAGWGPPINVLTDCASFLARAEMAGQARRPELWRDLAGYAARWFPNSGIAFADLHSALAFAMAGESETLARIVETPKGPAADMLPALARGFDAFARGDWSRAASEIEPHLDTHERVGGSRAQRDLLEYAVTCALLREGRGDAARRRIGTRRPQNAGDGGFPIAGL; encoded by the coding sequence ATGTTGAAGGACCGCTACGGCTACGAACTCTCGACCGTGTCGGCGAAGGCGCGCGACGCCTACGTGCTGGGTGCCGACCGCCTGCTCTCGGGCGATGCCGGAATCGATGCGGCCTTTGCCGACGCGATCGCGGCAGACGAGAGTTTCGCCCTTGGTCATATCGCGCAGGCGCGCACCATGCAGCTCCTGGGACGCGGCCCCGAGGTCAAGGCGCCGCTTGCCCGGGCGCTCGAACTCGCGCCCGGCACGAGCGAGCGCGAACGCAGTCACATCGCCATCTTCGAGAAGATCCTGCGTGGGCAGGGTGCGGCCGCGGTGCCCATGATCGCCGAGCACGTGAAGCGCTGGCCGCGCGACGCCATGGCGCTTGCGCCGGCGACCAGCGTGTTCGGCCTGATCGGCTTTTCGGGACGGGCCGGCCGCGAAGTCGAGCAGCTCGCGTTGCTCGAGCCGCTCGCGCCCCACTACGGCGACGATTGGTGGTTTCACACGGTGCTGGCCTTCGCCGAAATCGAGCTGCAGATGTTCGACCGCGGTCTTGCCGACATCGAGGCGGCGCTGGATGGGCGCCCGCGCAGCGCCCATGCCGCGCACATCCGCGCCCATTTGTACTACGAGGTCGGCGAGCGGGCGGCGGGTCTCGCCTATCTCTCCGATTGGGCGAAGGACTATCCGCGCGACGGCCAGCTCCACTGCCACGTCAACTGGCATCTGGCGCTGTGGTCGATGGAAACGGGTCGTTTCGACGAAGCATGGCGCATCTACGCCGACGAGATGCATCCGGGCGCGGGCTGGGGGCCGCCAATCAACGTGCTGACCGATTGCGCGTCGTTCCTCGCGCGTGCCGAGATGGCGGGGCAGGCGCGAAGGCCCGAACTGTGGCGCGACCTGGCGGGTTATGCCGCGCGCTGGTTTCCCAATTCAGGCATCGCCTTCGCCGATCTGCACAGCGCGCTGGCCTTCGCCATGGCGGGCGAGAGCGAGACCCTGGCGAGGATCGTCGAGACACCGAAGGGCCCGGCGGCCGACATGCTGCCGGCGCTCGCACGCGGCTTCGACGCCTTCGCACGGGGCGACTGGTCTCGTGCCGCAAGCGAGATCGAGCCGCATCTCGATACGCACGAGCGGGTGGGCGGCAGCCGCGCCCAGCGCGACCTGCTGGAATACGCCGTCACGTGCGCCCTGCTGCGCGAGGGCAGGGGCGATGCGGCACGCCGCCGGATCGGCACCCGACGACCGCAGAACGCAGGCGATGGCGGCTTTCCGATCGCGGGGCTTTAG
- a CDS encoding LLM class flavin-dependent oxidoreductase: protein MPPKLGYLLPTRERVMAGEHGAAALLRLAERAEELGFASVWIGDSLLARARHDPLTLMAAVAARTRTVEIGTAVLLPALRNPVVLAQQVATADRISEGRIVLGIGIAADHPSIRAEFEAAGVPFEKRIGRLVEGMALCRALWSGKPVDWDGRWKMTGAVLGPTPHRPGGPPLWNAASVPAGRQRTGRHFDGWFPNGPTPAQYTAQWAEVQEAARAAGRDAAALTPAKYITLAIDEDGGRADARINDYLERYYNQPAAVIRKRQMCYGGPAAAVASLLKEYGDAGVRHFCVRFAGGDHDHQLATLAKLRQDLGW, encoded by the coding sequence ATGCCGCCGAAGCTTGGCTATTTGCTGCCGACGCGCGAGCGCGTCATGGCGGGCGAGCACGGGGCCGCCGCGCTGCTGCGTCTCGCCGAGCGTGCGGAGGAGCTCGGCTTCGCGTCCGTGTGGATCGGCGATTCGCTGCTTGCGCGGGCTCGTCACGATCCGCTGACCTTGATGGCGGCGGTCGCGGCACGCACGCGCACGGTGGAAATCGGCACCGCCGTGCTGCTTCCGGCGCTGCGCAATCCGGTCGTGCTGGCGCAGCAGGTCGCGACCGCCGACAGGATCAGCGAGGGACGCATCGTTCTCGGCATCGGCATCGCCGCCGATCACCCGTCGATCCGCGCCGAGTTCGAGGCGGCGGGCGTGCCGTTCGAGAAGCGCATCGGCCGGCTGGTCGAGGGCATGGCGCTTTGCCGGGCGCTGTGGAGCGGCAAGCCGGTGGATTGGGACGGCCGATGGAAGATGACGGGCGCCGTGCTCGGCCCGACGCCGCATCGGCCGGGCGGCCCGCCGCTCTGGAACGCCGCCTCGGTGCCGGCGGGACGGCAGCGCACGGGGCGGCATTTCGACGGCTGGTTCCCCAACGGGCCGACGCCGGCGCAGTACACCGCGCAGTGGGCCGAGGTGCAGGAGGCGGCGCGCGCCGCCGGGCGCGACGCGGCGGCACTGACGCCGGCCAAGTACATCACCCTCGCCATCGACGAGGATGGCGGCCGCGCCGACGCACGGATCAACGACTATCTCGAGCGCTACTACAACCAGCCGGCTGCGGTGATCCGCAAGCGCCAGATGTGCTACGGCGGGCCGGCAGCGGCCGTGGCGTCGCTGCTCAAGGAATACGGCGACGCCGGTGTCCGGCATTTTTGCGTGCGCTTCGCAGGCGGCGACCACGACCACCAACTCGCGACCCTGGCGAAGTTGCGTCAGGACCTCGGCTGGTGA
- a CDS encoding dienelactone hydrolase family protein produces MIEETRDITTRAGAVETFICHPERGGPYPPVLFLMDAPGIREELYDMARRLATVGYYVLLPNLYYRAGKDTKYGPDVLTHGSAEHARMRSVRTKMTIPPMMDDVADLIAFADRQKAAKPGPVGVHGYCMSGPYALAAAARYPDRVAAAASFYGTWLVSDAVESPHLTLGKAKGELYISCAEHDDLAPPDMVKELKALFDKSGSAGELEIHMGVHHGFAFPQRWCYDKPAAERHWERLIALYRRRLG; encoded by the coding sequence ATGATCGAAGAGACGAGGGATATAACCACCCGGGCGGGCGCCGTCGAAACCTTCATCTGCCATCCGGAACGGGGCGGGCCCTATCCGCCGGTGCTGTTCCTGATGGACGCGCCGGGAATTCGCGAGGAGCTGTACGACATGGCGCGGCGGCTGGCGACGGTGGGCTACTACGTGCTGCTGCCGAACCTCTACTATCGCGCGGGCAAGGACACCAAGTACGGGCCGGACGTGCTGACGCACGGCAGCGCGGAACATGCGCGCATGCGCAGCGTGCGCACCAAGATGACGATCCCGCCGATGATGGACGACGTCGCCGATCTCATCGCCTTTGCCGATCGCCAGAAGGCGGCGAAGCCGGGCCCGGTCGGCGTTCATGGCTATTGCATGAGCGGCCCCTACGCGCTGGCCGCGGCGGCGCGCTATCCTGATCGGGTGGCGGCCGCGGCGTCGTTCTACGGCACCTGGCTGGTGAGCGACGCCGTCGAGAGCCCGCACCTGACGCTCGGCAAGGCCAAGGGCGAACTCTACATCTCCTGCGCCGAGCATGACGATCTCGCGCCGCCCGACATGGTCAAGGAACTGAAGGCGCTGTTCGACAAGTCAGGCAGCGCGGGCGAGCTCGAGATCCACATGGGCGTCCATCACGGCTTCGCCTTTCCGCAGCGCTGGTGCTACGACAAGCCCGCCGCGGAGCGCCATTGGGAGCGCCTGATCGCGCTCTACAGGAGGCGGTTGGGCTAA
- a CDS encoding VOC family protein: protein MIKGLHHNAYRCRDSEETRKFYEDFLGLPLVNAFKIETTQTGRSTGTGVLHSFFQMDDGSSLAFFEAPDVPFEFKEQHDFDLHIALEVQPEVLDRMLAKGKKEGREVRGPSDHKFIKSIYFRDPNGYVIELAAKVPGREADMDPTKNRARDILNRWQVDKRSAKAA, encoded by the coding sequence ATGATCAAGGGCCTGCATCACAACGCCTATCGCTGCCGCGATTCCGAAGAGACCCGGAAGTTCTACGAGGACTTCCTCGGCCTGCCCCTGGTCAATGCGTTCAAGATCGAGACCACCCAGACCGGCCGCAGCACGGGCACCGGCGTGCTGCACTCCTTCTTCCAGATGGACGACGGCTCGTCCCTCGCCTTCTTCGAGGCGCCTGATGTGCCGTTCGAGTTCAAGGAGCAGCACGACTTCGACCTGCACATCGCGCTCGAGGTCCAGCCCGAGGTCCTCGATCGCATGCTCGCCAAGGGCAAGAAAGAGGGCCGCGAGGTGCGCGGGCCGTCGGACCACAAATTCATCAAGTCGATCTACTTCCGCGATCCCAACGGCTACGTCATCGAGCTCGCGGCCAAGGTGCCCGGGCGCGAGGCCGACATGGATCCGACGAAGAACCGGGCCCGCGACATCCTCAATCGCTGGCAGGTCGACAAGCGGTCGGCGAAGGCAGCTTAG
- a CDS encoding glutathione S-transferase family protein: MKLYMHPVSTTSRPVMQFIADNDIKCDMEVVDILKGQHYEPAYSKLNPNHLIPMLDDDGFRLTESAAILRYLAEKIDSPAYPKDLKQRARINEVMDWFNSNFYRDWGYGLIYPQLFPHLKREDTKVQEAVVAWGKDKSKAWLQILNDHWIGPTNKYLCGNQLTVADYFGAAITTAGELVHCDFSAYPNIKRWLDTFKSGPNYAKVYETFNGFCASTKGQAWQAI, encoded by the coding sequence ATGAAACTCTATATGCACCCCGTATCCACCACGTCGCGGCCGGTCATGCAGTTCATCGCCGACAACGACATCAAGTGCGACATGGAAGTGGTCGACATCCTGAAGGGCCAGCACTACGAGCCCGCCTACAGCAAGCTCAACCCGAATCACCTCATCCCGATGCTGGACGACGACGGATTCCGGCTGACCGAGAGCGCCGCGATCCTGCGCTATCTGGCGGAGAAGATCGATTCGCCCGCCTATCCGAAGGATCTCAAGCAGCGCGCGCGCATCAACGAGGTGATGGACTGGTTCAATTCGAATTTCTACCGCGACTGGGGCTACGGCCTGATCTACCCGCAGCTCTTCCCTCACCTGAAGCGCGAGGACACCAAGGTGCAGGAGGCCGTCGTTGCCTGGGGCAAGGACAAGTCCAAGGCCTGGCTGCAGATCCTCAACGACCACTGGATCGGGCCGACCAACAAGTATCTCTGCGGTAACCAGCTCACGGTCGCCGACTATTTCGGCGCCGCGATCACGACGGCCGGCGAGCTTGTGCATTGCGATTTCTCGGCCTATCCCAATATCAAGCGCTGGCTCGACACCTTCAAGTCGGGCCCGAATTACGCCAAGGTCTACGAGACCTTCAACGGCTTCTGCGCCTCGACCAAGGGACAGGCCTGGCAAGCCATTTGA
- a CDS encoding MFS transporter — protein sequence MNKPHAELTSVLVPVGAMLGTQVAVSLSVIALGVLMPAIAVDLAMDPKLVGVFTAAIYAVATVVALISAPWIARLGAVRVCQIAMLCGAAGLLANSVGAVAATVLAVVFIGCAQGPINPASSHILSQRVPRHWFSLVFSVKQTGVPVGFAIAGLLLPWLLPAFGWRGASAIAAAILVAGTLALEAMRPRLDASVAPPGPSPGIWPSIGLVMRHRELRVLGCSALLFVVAQHTFTFYLVTYLYEHCRMSIAQAGFFLFLAQMAGTVVRLVLGAVGDRVPRMSLLGWVGILMAAGALATALLPPEAPAWLVGLVVVAYGAVAISWNGVSIAEFAHLAPPGQVAAVAAVQTALAFSGAVVGPPIFGLVAVAGGYGSAFGLVAVCVLAAGFWQLLTARAGR from the coding sequence GTGAACAAGCCGCACGCCGAGCTCACGTCGGTCCTCGTGCCCGTGGGTGCCATGCTCGGCACCCAGGTCGCGGTCTCGCTCTCGGTGATCGCGCTCGGCGTCCTGATGCCCGCGATCGCCGTCGACCTGGCGATGGATCCGAAGCTCGTCGGCGTTTTCACCGCCGCCATCTATGCCGTCGCCACGGTTGTCGCCCTGATCAGTGCGCCCTGGATCGCGCGGCTAGGCGCGGTGCGGGTCTGCCAGATCGCGATGCTGTGCGGCGCCGCCGGCCTGCTTGCCAACTCGGTCGGCGCCGTCGCCGCGACGGTGCTCGCCGTCGTCTTCATCGGCTGCGCCCAGGGGCCGATCAATCCGGCCTCCTCCCACATCCTGAGCCAGCGCGTGCCGCGCCATTGGTTCAGCCTGGTCTTTTCGGTCAAGCAGACCGGCGTCCCGGTGGGCTTTGCCATCGCCGGCCTGTTGCTGCCCTGGCTGCTGCCGGCCTTTGGCTGGCGCGGCGCGTCGGCGATTGCCGCCGCGATCCTCGTCGCCGGTACCCTGGCGCTCGAAGCGATGCGTCCGCGCCTCGACGCTTCCGTCGCCCCGCCGGGCCCGTCGCCCGGCATCTGGCCGTCGATCGGCCTCGTCATGCGCCATCGCGAGCTGCGCGTGCTCGGCTGTTCGGCGTTGCTGTTCGTCGTCGCACAGCACACCTTCACTTTCTATCTCGTCACGTATCTCTACGAGCATTGCCGGATGAGCATCGCCCAGGCCGGCTTTTTCCTGTTCCTCGCGCAAATGGCCGGCACCGTCGTGCGTCTCGTGCTCGGTGCGGTCGGCGACCGCGTTCCCCGCATGTCGTTGCTGGGCTGGGTCGGCATCCTGATGGCAGCGGGAGCGCTCGCCACGGCCCTGTTGCCGCCGGAGGCGCCGGCCTGGCTCGTCGGTCTGGTGGTGGTCGCCTACGGCGCCGTCGCGATCAGCTGGAACGGCGTCTCCATCGCCGAGTTCGCGCATCTCGCGCCGCCGGGTCAGGTGGCGGCCGTCGCGGCCGTGCAAACGGCGCTCGCCTTCTCCGGGGCGGTCGTCGGGCCGCCCATCTTCGGTCTGGTCGCCGTCGCCGGCGGTTACGGCTCGGCGTTCGGCCTCGTTGCCGTCTGCGTCCTCGCCGCGGGATTCTGGCAACTCCTGACGGCACGCGCCGGGCGCTAG
- a CDS encoding CoA ester lyase yields MTDRPRRARRVQLSTPGSSEKMMQKASESKADHVFLDLEDAVAPSQKRDARKKIVQALKTLDWTGKTRCVRINDLTTEYAFEDIIEVVEGAGEHLDTIMMTKVMTPADVLFADKLLHQLEKKLKLKNRIGLEALIEEVEGMQNVDAIAKCTPRLECLVFGMGDFSASMGVTNKNVGETDGYPGDIWHYARFRLVMACRAAGIDPVDGPFADFKNPQAYREECKRSMILGCVGKWAIHPSQIEHALEIYSPKPEDVARARKLEKAYAEAEAQGLGAINVDGIMVDVASIRILRNTILNKADLYGI; encoded by the coding sequence ATGACCGACCGTCCCCGCCGCGCCCGCCGCGTCCAGCTGTCCACGCCCGGTTCCAGCGAGAAGATGATGCAGAAGGCGTCGGAGTCGAAGGCCGATCATGTCTTCCTCGACCTCGAGGACGCCGTCGCGCCGAGCCAGAAGCGCGATGCCCGCAAGAAGATCGTGCAGGCGCTGAAGACGCTCGACTGGACGGGCAAGACGCGCTGCGTGCGCATCAACGACCTCACGACCGAATACGCCTTCGAGGACATCATCGAGGTGGTCGAGGGCGCCGGCGAGCATCTCGACACCATCATGATGACCAAGGTCATGACGCCGGCCGACGTGCTGTTCGCCGACAAGCTGCTGCACCAGCTCGAGAAGAAGCTGAAGCTCAAGAACCGCATCGGCCTCGAGGCTCTCATTGAAGAGGTCGAGGGCATGCAGAACGTCGACGCCATCGCCAAGTGCACGCCCAGGCTCGAGTGCCTGGTGTTCGGCATGGGCGACTTCTCGGCCTCGATGGGCGTCACCAACAAGAACGTCGGCGAGACCGACGGCTATCCGGGCGACATCTGGCACTACGCCCGCTTCCGGCTGGTGATGGCTTGCCGCGCCGCCGGCATCGATCCGGTCGACGGGCCGTTCGCCGACTTCAAGAACCCGCAGGCCTATCGCGAGGAGTGCAAGCGCTCGATGATCCTGGGCTGCGTCGGCAAGTGGGCGATCCATCCCTCGCAGATCGAGCACGCGCTGGAGATCTACTCGCCCAAGCCCGAGGATGTGGCGCGCGCCCGCAAGCTCGAGAAGGCCTATGCCGAGGCCGAGGCTCAGGGCCTGGGCGCCATCAACGTCGACGGCATCATGGTCGACGTCGCCTCGATCCGCATCCTGCGAAACACCATTCTGAACAAGGCCGACCTCTACGGAATATAG
- a CDS encoding CoA transferase, with translation MTEVAGALDGVRIVDLTQMLAGPYCTMLLADQGAEIIKVEPLDGDHTRIIGPYHENDKLRAFGGYFASVNRNKKSIAIDLKKPEGRDLLMKLCDGADAVVENYRGGVMDRLGLSYEALHARNPRLVYATIRGFGDPRTGRSPYADFPAYDVISQAMGGIMAITGPDKDTPMKVGPGVGDIVPAITCAFGIVSAIFRAHKTGKGQFVDVGMVDAILAVCERIMHQHSFAHALPTPEGNHHPLLCPFGMFPARDGFVTIAAHADTHFPILCRLIDRPEMASDPRNATVQDRRANQDAIIAAVSAFTSRRTKQELLGHLGGKVPFSPVYNVRDIVADPHFKARDMLPWVPHPGLDHEVQIAGVAVKMTETPGRVRHRAPLLGEHTDQYLQAIGCSPPEIARLRADKIVA, from the coding sequence ATGACTGAAGTCGCCGGCGCGCTCGACGGCGTGCGCATCGTCGACCTCACGCAGATGCTGGCCGGGCCCTACTGCACCATGCTGCTGGCCGACCAGGGCGCGGAGATCATCAAAGTGGAGCCGCTCGACGGCGACCACACGCGCATCATCGGTCCCTACCATGAGAACGACAAGCTTCGGGCATTCGGCGGCTACTTCGCTTCGGTGAACCGCAACAAGAAGTCGATCGCCATCGACCTCAAGAAGCCCGAGGGCCGCGATCTGCTCATGAAGCTCTGCGACGGCGCTGACGCCGTGGTCGAGAACTATCGCGGCGGCGTCATGGACCGCCTCGGCCTCAGCTACGAAGCCCTGCACGCGCGCAATCCCAGGCTGGTCTACGCGACGATCCGCGGCTTCGGCGATCCGCGCACCGGCAGGAGCCCCTATGCCGATTTCCCGGCCTACGACGTGATCAGCCAGGCGATGGGCGGCATCATGGCCATCACCGGCCCCGACAAGGACACGCCCATGAAGGTCGGGCCCGGCGTCGGCGACATCGTGCCCGCCATCACCTGTGCCTTCGGCATCGTCTCGGCGATCTTCCGCGCCCACAAGACGGGCAAGGGCCAGTTCGTCGATGTCGGCATGGTCGACGCGATCCTCGCCGTCTGCGAGCGCATCATGCACCAGCATTCCTTTGCCCATGCGCTGCCGACGCCGGAGGGCAATCATCATCCCCTTCTCTGCCCCTTCGGCATGTTTCCGGCGAGGGACGGGTTCGTCACGATCGCGGCACATGCCGACACGCACTTCCCGATCCTCTGCCGGCTGATCGACCGTCCGGAGATGGCGAGCGATCCCAGGAACGCCACGGTGCAGGACCGCCGCGCCAATCAGGACGCGATCATCGCCGCGGTCTCGGCCTTCACCAGCCGGCGCACCAAGCAGGAGCTGCTCGGGCATCTCGGCGGCAAGGTGCCCTTCTCGCCGGTCTACAACGTGCGCGACATCGTGGCCGATCCGCACTTCAAGGCGCGCGACATGCTGCCCTGGGTGCCGCATCCCGGCCTCGACCACGAGGTGCAGATCGCCGGCGTCGCCGTCAAGATGACCGAGACGCCGGGCCGCGTGCGCCATCGCGCCCCCTTGCTGGGCGAGCACACGGACCAGTATTTGCAAGCCATCGGCTGCAGCCCGCCCGAGATCGCCAGGCTGCGTGCCGACAAGATCGTTGCCTAG
- a CDS encoding MaoC family dehydratase, whose product MKVSALTGKANYFEDFKVGDVLKHARGKTVEPMEQVWITNVTMNTAEAHFNEHLTRGTNYGQRLGFGGVTISMCIGLAAEDTAENALMELGMDKIRLKGPLYHGDTLYCYSEVLETRDAKQPDAGIVRFRHYGVNQDDKHIFEGERTVLIKRRSHWGDR is encoded by the coding sequence ATGAAGGTCTCGGCGCTCACCGGCAAGGCCAACTACTTCGAGGATTTCAAGGTCGGCGACGTGCTGAAGCACGCGCGCGGCAAGACCGTCGAGCCGATGGAGCAGGTCTGGATCACCAACGTGACCATGAACACCGCCGAGGCGCACTTCAACGAGCACCTGACCAGGGGCACCAACTACGGCCAGCGCCTGGGCTTCGGCGGCGTCACCATCTCGATGTGCATCGGCCTTGCCGCCGAGGACACCGCCGAGAACGCGCTGATGGAGCTCGGCATGGACAAGATCCGCCTCAAAGGCCCGCTCTATCACGGCGACACGCTCTATTGTTACAGCGAGGTGCTGGAGACGCGCGACGCCAAACAACCCGACGCCGGCATCGTCCGCTTCAGGCACTACGGCGTGAACCAGGACGACAAGCACATCTTCGAAGGCGAGCGCACCGTGCTCATCAAGCGCCGCAGCCATTGGGGGGACAGGTGA
- a CDS encoding acyl-CoA dehydrogenase family protein, whose protein sequence is MSYITEERRMIQEQAHEFTLNEVLPVANKLDPEKGDIPMDLRDKMAELGYFGILIPEKYGGLGLGCFEYCLVTEELSRGWMSVASIIARGNLLIGSHMMSEEQRSRYLPRMAKGEFLGAFSMSEPNAGSDIANISCRARKDGSGYLISGNKYWCTFADGADFLIIIARTSDPPQGKRHLGLSMFFVEKKRGTLPKGVSGAPIPKIGYFGWKTYELAFDDFRVEAADMIGEEGQAFYYATSGLETARAHTAARAIGLAQGALDDSIQYANDRRQFGRSISEFQAIRFKIAEMATQIEAARQLNYFVCEQIDTGQRCDKEASMAKLFASEMAERVCSEGLQIHGGAGYTTLHAVERHWRDARLTKIFEGTSEIQKRIISDRLLGRGKN, encoded by the coding sequence ATGTCGTACATCACCGAAGAGCGCCGCATGATCCAGGAGCAGGCGCACGAATTCACCCTCAACGAGGTCCTGCCGGTCGCCAACAAGCTCGATCCCGAGAAGGGCGACATCCCGATGGATCTCAGGGACAAGATGGCAGAGCTCGGCTATTTCGGCATCCTGATCCCGGAGAAGTACGGCGGTCTCGGCCTCGGCTGCTTCGAGTACTGCCTGGTCACCGAAGAGCTGTCGCGCGGCTGGATGAGCGTCGCCTCGATCATCGCCCGCGGCAACCTGCTGATCGGCTCGCACATGATGAGCGAGGAGCAACGCTCACGTTACCTGCCGCGCATGGCCAAGGGCGAGTTCCTGGGCGCCTTCTCCATGTCCGAGCCCAATGCCGGCTCCGACATCGCCAACATCTCCTGTCGCGCCAGGAAGGACGGCTCCGGCTACCTGATCTCCGGCAACAAATACTGGTGCACCTTCGCCGACGGCGCGGACTTCCTGATCATCATCGCCCGCACCTCCGATCCGCCACAGGGCAAGCGCCATCTCGGCCTCTCCATGTTCTTCGTCGAGAAGAAGCGCGGCACGCTGCCCAAGGGCGTGAGCGGCGCGCCGATCCCCAAGATCGGCTACTTCGGCTGGAAGACCTACGAGCTCGCCTTTGACGACTTTCGCGTCGAGGCGGCCGACATGATCGGCGAGGAAGGCCAGGCCTTCTACTACGCCACCTCGGGCCTCGAGACGGCGCGCGCCCACACCGCGGCCCGCGCCATCGGGCTCGCCCAGGGCGCGCTCGACGATTCGATCCAGTACGCCAACGACCGGCGCCAGTTCGGCCGCTCGATCTCCGAATTCCAGGCGATCCGCTTCAAGATCGCCGAGATGGCGACCCAGATCGAGGCGGCGCGCCAGCTCAACTACTTCGTCTGCGAGCAGATCGACACCGGCCAGCGCTGCGACAAGGAGGCCTCGATGGCCAAGCTGTTCGCCTCGGAGATGGCCGAGCGCGTGTGCAGCGAGGGCCTGCAGATCCATGGCGGCGCAGGCTACACGACGCTCCATGCCGTCGAGCGCCACTGGCGCGACGCGCGGCTGACCAAGATCTTCGAAGGCACCTCGGAGATCCAGAAGCGCATCATTTCCGATCGCCTGCTGGGCCGGGGGAAGAACTGA
- a CDS encoding MaoC family dehydratase — MSEDFRTRARLVPKGNRYEDFEVGRVFRHHWGRTITESESTLFTTLTLHFNPHYYNAAYARAHGHPGIVANPLLVFTTVFGLTVEDLSEGGGPFLGVNELSYHQPVYPGDSLRAESTVMDRRVSDSHKGFGIVTWHTRGLNQREELVIDFKRTNLVRQRNA; from the coding sequence ATGTCAGAGGACTTCAGAACGCGTGCCCGCCTGGTGCCGAAGGGCAACCGCTACGAGGATTTCGAGGTCGGCCGGGTCTTCAGGCACCACTGGGGCCGCACGATCACGGAATCGGAGAGCACCCTCTTCACGACGCTCACGCTGCATTTCAACCCGCACTACTACAACGCCGCCTATGCCCGCGCGCACGGCCATCCCGGCATCGTCGCCAACCCGCTGCTGGTCTTCACCACGGTCTTCGGCCTGACCGTCGAGGATCTCAGCGAAGGCGGCGGGCCGTTCCTCGGCGTCAACGAGCTTAGCTATCACCAGCCGGTCTATCCGGGCGATTCGCTGCGCGCCGAATCGACTGTCATGGATCGTCGCGTCTCCGACAGTCACAAGGGCTTCGGCATCGTCACCTGGCACACCCGCGGCCTGAACCAGCGCGAAGAGCTCGTCATCGATTTCAAACGCACCAATCTCGTGCGCCAAAGGAACGCCTGA